A stretch of Kwoniella dendrophila CBS 6074 chromosome 2, complete sequence DNA encodes these proteins:
- a CDS encoding superoxide dismutase [Cu-Zn], with the protein MVKAIAVLKGDSSVSGVITFTQEKEGAPVTVSGDIKNLSPNAERGFHVHEFGDNSNGCTSAGPHFNPHNKNHGGPDAEERHVGDLGNVKTDGSGTAAVSISDKSISLFGPYSIIGRTVVVHEGTDDFGKGGHADSLKTGNAGGRAACGVM; encoded by the exons atggtcaag GCTATCGCTGTTCTCAAAGGTGACTCTTCAGTCTCAGGTGTTATTACCTTCAcccaagaaaaagaaggtgcTCCAGTAACCGTTTCAGGTGAC ATCAAAAACCTTTCACCAAACGCTGAAAGAGGTTTCCACGTTCACGAATTCGGAGACAACTCAAACGGTTGTACTTCAGCTGGTCCTCACTTCAACCCTCACAATAAAAACCACGGTGGTCcagatgctgaagaaagacacgttggtgatttag GTAACGTCAAGACCGATGGCTCAGGTACCGCTGCCGTCTCAATCTCTG ACAAATCCATCTCTCTCTTCGGCCCATACTCAATCATCGGTCGAACCGTCGTTGTACACGAAGGTACCGATGATTTCGGTAAAGGTGGTCACGCTGATTCCCTCAAAACTGGTAACGCTGGTGGCCGAGCCGCTTGTGGTGTCATGTGA